In Amycolatopsis jiangsuensis, the following proteins share a genomic window:
- a CDS encoding FAD-binding oxidoreductase, whose translation MDTTAILDRLRELTGADRVDTDEQLLREASVDRFKKYTAVHGIYDGPFPIAIVRAGSTEEVAAVLAFANEHGVNIVPRTGRTGTEGGLETSFERTIVLDGSEMDEIVRVDPVDMLATAQCGVPLRVLEERVRELGLTTGHSPQSKPLAQMGGLVATRSIGQFSTLYGGIEDLVVGLEAVFPDGSVSRIKNVPRRAAGPDIRHVVIGNEGALCYVTEVTVKLFKYQPEHNHFHGYLLDDVRTGLELLREVVTEGYNPSVARVYSEQDAAQHFSHFAGGKCVAVFLAEGPARLAEATSEAIEEIARRYRTERVDPRLIREWFDDLNWGPDKIRAEQETMLAEQRLGYTTEVSANWSVIGDVYDAVIARISKEYPHFGDLTMLGGHSSHSYQNGTNMYFVYDYRIDCEPREEITKYHLPLNAIIVEETLARGGSMVHHHGIGKYRAPWTEQEHGSAYPILRKLKDVYDPNGIMNPGTIFPAGDR comes from the coding sequence ATGGACACGACCGCCATCCTCGACCGGCTGCGTGAGCTCACCGGCGCCGACCGTGTGGACACCGACGAGCAGCTGCTGCGCGAGGCGAGCGTCGACCGGTTCAAGAAGTACACCGCCGTGCACGGGATCTACGACGGCCCGTTCCCGATCGCGATCGTGCGTGCGGGAAGCACCGAAGAGGTGGCCGCGGTCCTGGCGTTCGCGAACGAGCACGGCGTCAACATCGTGCCGCGCACCGGCCGTACCGGCACCGAAGGCGGACTCGAAACGAGTTTCGAGCGAACGATCGTGCTCGACGGGTCCGAAATGGACGAGATCGTGCGAGTCGATCCGGTCGACATGCTGGCGACCGCGCAGTGTGGCGTCCCGCTTCGGGTGTTGGAAGAGCGGGTGCGCGAACTCGGCCTCACCACCGGCCACTCGCCGCAGTCGAAGCCGCTGGCGCAGATGGGCGGTCTGGTCGCGACCCGGTCGATCGGCCAGTTCTCCACGCTCTACGGTGGAATCGAGGACCTGGTCGTCGGGCTCGAGGCGGTGTTCCCGGACGGCAGTGTCAGCCGGATCAAGAACGTGCCGCGCCGGGCCGCGGGCCCGGACATCCGGCACGTGGTGATCGGCAACGAGGGTGCGCTCTGCTACGTCACCGAGGTGACGGTGAAGCTGTTCAAGTACCAGCCGGAGCACAACCACTTCCACGGTTACCTGCTCGACGACGTGCGCACCGGCCTCGAGCTCCTGCGCGAGGTCGTCACCGAGGGATACAACCCGTCGGTCGCGCGGGTCTATTCCGAACAGGACGCCGCCCAGCACTTCTCGCACTTCGCCGGCGGCAAGTGTGTCGCGGTGTTCCTCGCCGAGGGCCCGGCCCGGCTCGCCGAGGCAACCAGCGAGGCCATCGAGGAGATCGCCCGGCGGTACCGGACCGAGCGCGTGGACCCGCGGCTCATCCGGGAGTGGTTCGACGATCTCAACTGGGGCCCGGACAAGATCCGCGCCGAACAGGAGACCATGCTCGCCGAACAGCGGCTCGGCTACACCACCGAGGTGTCCGCGAACTGGTCGGTGATCGGCGACGTCTACGATGCGGTGATCGCCCGGATCAGCAAGGAATACCCGCATTTCGGCGACCTCACCATGCTGGGCGGGCACTCGTCGCACAGCTACCAGAACGGGACGAACATGTACTTCGTCTACGACTACCGGATCGACTGCGAACCCCGCGAGGAGATCACGAAGTACCATCTCCCGCTGAACGCGATCATCGTCGAGGAGACGCTGGCCCGCGGCGGTTCCATGGTGCACCACCACGGCATCGGCAAGTACCGCGCGCCGTGGACCGAACAAGAGCACGGCAGCGCGTACCCGATCCTCCGCAAGCTCAAGGACGTCTACGACCCGAACGGCATCATGAACCCGGGCACGATCTTCCCCGCCGGGGACCGCTGA
- a CDS encoding SDR family oxidoreductase has translation MEIQDFSLDLFSLRGRNAVVTGGNTGLGRAFTVALAKAGANVFAPTVVDDDGETRQLVEAAGARLETLTIDLTEPGAPAEVAESCVDRLGSVDVLVNSAGISKLAPVAEFGRDQWDPMLALNLTAPFELGRLAGRHMVEQGHGKIINIASLFSFLGGQGSPAYTATKHGIVGFTRAYADELGAHNVQCNAIAPGYFATPITAQTRANPVTNQRVLDHIPAGRWGELGDLMGAVVFLASRASDYVNGHVLTVDGGYLTR, from the coding sequence TTGGAAATCCAGGATTTCTCCCTCGACCTGTTCTCACTGCGGGGCCGCAACGCCGTGGTCACCGGCGGCAACACCGGCCTCGGCCGCGCGTTCACCGTGGCGCTGGCCAAAGCGGGTGCGAACGTCTTCGCGCCGACCGTGGTGGACGACGACGGCGAGACCCGTCAGCTGGTCGAGGCGGCCGGGGCCCGCCTGGAAACGCTGACGATCGACCTGACCGAACCCGGTGCGCCCGCCGAAGTGGCGGAGTCCTGTGTGGACCGTCTCGGCTCAGTCGACGTCCTGGTCAACTCCGCGGGAATCTCGAAGCTCGCGCCGGTCGCGGAATTCGGCCGCGACCAGTGGGATCCGATGCTGGCGCTCAACCTGACCGCCCCCTTCGAACTCGGTCGGCTCGCCGGCAGGCACATGGTGGAACAGGGGCACGGGAAGATCATCAACATCGCCTCGCTGTTCTCGTTCCTCGGCGGGCAGGGTTCGCCCGCCTACACCGCGACGAAGCACGGCATCGTCGGCTTCACCCGCGCGTACGCCGATGAACTCGGCGCGCACAACGTCCAGTGCAACGCGATCGCACCCGGCTACTTCGCCACCCCGATCACCGCGCAGACGCGCGCGAACCCGGTCACCAACCAGCGCGTGCTCGACCACATTCCGGCCGGGCGGTGGGGCGAGCTCGGCGACCTGATGGGCGCGGTGGTCTTCCTGGCGAGCCGGGCGTCCGACTACGTGAACGGGCACGTCCTCACCGTCGACGGCGGCTACCTCACCCGATGA
- a CDS encoding MFS transporter: MSKSPGEVVEVSGTRARLSYLLLCISCGIVFQVAYIRFVFLEPTCHALGLTAQEYGGIMSVFGAVAAVMYFAGGWFADRFSPRVLVVSGLALTGIADLALTVSPGYLTVLLAHIVMAFAGMALYWPALVKAIGSFGSAGTQGRLFGFLEAIRGVTSTLIGGLGALLIGTLLAPSAGVLTLIAIYGVLALVIAAALWFTLRGQTGHTPGSERSALSLRQLVAAARNKYTWLLGGSIMLMYCFYTTLGYFSPLLQHDFGLTAGLIGVLGVVRSYVFQFVAGPIGGFGVDKVTHSTPRFLRLAFAGATVCVAVLLFLPGTPALSWAALTLMFVLSLMVFASRGVYWASITEARIPAEQRGGVIGLASGLAYLPDAFLPGLVAWWIGDPGAGTAAHGGYGMLFGFLTAAGVLGLLLTTVTLRVQRREPTERPAPHTTALT, from the coding sequence GTGTCCAAATCCCCCGGTGAGGTGGTCGAGGTGAGCGGTACCCGCGCGCGGCTGAGTTATCTGCTGCTGTGCATTTCCTGCGGAATCGTTTTCCAGGTCGCCTATATTCGTTTCGTATTCCTGGAACCCACTTGTCACGCGCTCGGCCTCACCGCGCAGGAATACGGCGGCATCATGTCGGTGTTCGGCGCGGTGGCCGCGGTGATGTACTTCGCCGGCGGATGGTTCGCCGACCGGTTCTCGCCCCGGGTGCTCGTGGTGTCCGGCCTGGCACTGACCGGAATTGCCGACCTGGCGCTCACCGTTTCCCCCGGCTACCTGACCGTGCTGCTCGCGCACATCGTGATGGCCTTCGCCGGGATGGCGCTGTACTGGCCCGCGCTGGTGAAGGCCATCGGCTCGTTCGGCTCCGCCGGAACACAGGGACGTCTCTTCGGCTTCCTGGAGGCGATCCGCGGCGTCACCTCCACGCTGATCGGCGGGCTCGGCGCGCTGCTCATCGGCACCCTGCTGGCGCCGTCGGCCGGTGTACTGACCCTGATCGCCATTTACGGCGTACTCGCCCTGGTCATCGCCGCGGCACTCTGGTTCACCCTGCGCGGCCAGACCGGGCACACCCCCGGAAGCGAGCGCTCCGCACTGTCACTGCGCCAGCTGGTGGCCGCCGCGCGGAACAAGTACACCTGGCTGCTCGGCGGTTCGATCATGCTGATGTACTGCTTCTACACCACCCTCGGCTACTTCTCCCCCTTACTGCAGCACGATTTCGGCCTCACCGCCGGGTTGATCGGGGTGCTCGGTGTCGTCCGCAGCTACGTGTTCCAGTTCGTCGCCGGGCCGATCGGCGGATTCGGCGTGGACAAGGTGACCCACTCGACGCCGCGTTTCCTGCGGCTGGCCTTCGCCGGCGCGACGGTGTGCGTGGCGGTCCTGCTGTTCCTCCCCGGCACGCCGGCGCTCTCCTGGGCGGCGCTGACGCTGATGTTCGTCTTGTCCCTCATGGTGTTCGCCAGCCGCGGGGTGTACTGGGCGAGTATCACCGAGGCGCGGATCCCGGCCGAGCAGCGCGGCGGCGTGATCGGGCTGGCCTCCGGACTGGCCTACCTGCCGGACGCGTTCCTGCCCGGGCTCGTCGCGTGGTGGATCGGCGATCCGGGCGCCGGCACCGCCGCGCACGGCGGCTACGGCATGCTGTTCGGATTCCTCACCGCGGCCGGCGTGCTCGGTCTCCTGCTGACCACCGTGACCCTGCGGGTGCAGCGGCGGGAACCCACCGAGCGCCCGGCCCCGCACACCACCGCACTGACCTGA